One window of Botrimarina mediterranea genomic DNA carries:
- a CDS encoding prolyl oligopeptidase family serine peptidase, whose protein sequence is MPAAHAVEYPVTAREEVVDKYQGPGGKTIEVTDPYRWLEADVRESDRVAAWVAQQQAVTEAYLGALTEREAFEKRLTELWNYERRSAPSRFGKPGMSPDRYVYTKNDGLQNQSVLYITDSADAEGRVLIDPNQWSEDGTVALAGTSASYDGKLLAYQRSEAGSDWRVIRVMDVETGKELDDELRWVKFGGVQWAPDGKGFYYSRYPEPEEGAAYQASALNRKLCYHKLGDPQEKDVVIYENPEHPDWSSGLWVSEDGEWLVVVESRGTDHQNRLYVRRADAEGGAWTPLVQDFDNEFNPIASEGSRLYLVTDHNAPQRRVVSFDLQRASDVVFRDTLVEVVPESAATLESASLVGDVVFTRYLEDVAAVVKRYSLRGEPLGRVELPGVGSVYGFGGWQDATETFYTYTSYDAPPTTYRYDIPSGESELLFQPDVGVDFSKFTVRREFYTSKDGTRIPIFLTHRKDLELDGTNPTLLYAYGGFTISMTPGYSASRMAWVEKGGVLAVANLRGGGEYGEPWHEAGKLKNKQNVFDDFIAAAEWLIAEKITSPEHLAIQGGSNGGLLVGAVMTQRPDLFGAALPAVGVMDMLRFHTFTAGQFWRDEYGSADDPEMVEYLRGYSPYHNVKPGVAYPATLVTTADTDDRVVPMHSFKFAAALQHAQQSKGAGDKPLLIRIESRAGHGAGTPTKKLIEQAADLWAFLWEHVGPKSGS, encoded by the coding sequence ATGCCAGCCGCTCACGCCGTCGAGTACCCCGTCACCGCGCGCGAAGAGGTTGTCGACAAGTACCAAGGCCCCGGCGGCAAGACGATCGAAGTGACCGACCCCTACCGCTGGTTGGAGGCGGACGTCCGCGAGTCGGACCGCGTCGCCGCTTGGGTCGCCCAGCAGCAAGCCGTCACCGAGGCGTACCTCGGAGCGCTCACCGAGCGGGAGGCCTTCGAGAAGCGGCTCACCGAGTTGTGGAACTACGAGCGCCGCAGCGCGCCCAGCCGCTTCGGCAAGCCAGGCATGAGCCCGGACCGGTACGTCTATACGAAGAACGACGGCCTGCAGAACCAGAGCGTCCTCTACATCACCGACTCGGCCGACGCCGAGGGCCGCGTGCTGATCGACCCCAACCAGTGGAGCGAAGACGGCACGGTCGCTCTAGCGGGCACGTCGGCGAGCTACGACGGCAAGCTACTCGCTTATCAACGCAGCGAGGCCGGCAGCGACTGGCGGGTGATCCGCGTCATGGACGTCGAAACCGGCAAGGAACTCGACGACGAGCTGCGCTGGGTCAAATTCGGCGGCGTGCAGTGGGCGCCCGACGGCAAGGGCTTTTACTACAGCCGCTATCCCGAGCCCGAAGAGGGCGCCGCTTACCAGGCGTCGGCCCTCAATCGCAAGCTCTGTTACCACAAGCTGGGCGATCCGCAGGAAAAGGATGTCGTCATCTACGAGAACCCCGAGCACCCCGATTGGTCGTCCGGCCTGTGGGTGAGCGAGGACGGTGAGTGGCTGGTGGTAGTGGAAAGTCGCGGCACCGACCACCAGAACCGGCTCTACGTCCGTCGCGCCGACGCCGAAGGCGGCGCGTGGACGCCGCTCGTGCAGGACTTCGACAACGAGTTCAACCCGATCGCCAGCGAAGGGAGCCGGCTGTATCTCGTCACCGACCACAACGCCCCGCAGCGCCGTGTCGTGTCGTTCGACCTGCAGCGGGCCAGCGACGTGGTCTTTCGCGACACGCTCGTCGAAGTCGTTCCCGAGAGCGCCGCGACGCTCGAGTCGGCTTCGCTCGTGGGCGATGTCGTGTTCACGAGGTATCTCGAAGACGTCGCCGCCGTCGTGAAGCGCTACTCGCTGCGTGGCGAACCGCTCGGGCGAGTCGAGCTGCCGGGCGTCGGTTCCGTTTACGGTTTCGGTGGCTGGCAGGACGCGACCGAGACCTTTTACACCTACACCAGTTACGACGCCCCGCCGACGACCTACCGCTACGACATCCCCTCGGGCGAATCGGAGCTGCTCTTCCAGCCCGATGTCGGCGTGGACTTCTCGAAGTTCACCGTGCGACGGGAGTTCTACACGTCGAAGGACGGCACGCGCATCCCGATATTCCTCACTCACCGCAAGGACCTCGAACTCGACGGTACGAACCCGACGCTGCTCTACGCCTACGGCGGGTTTACGATCTCGATGACGCCGGGCTACTCGGCGAGCCGGATGGCCTGGGTCGAGAAGGGGGGCGTCCTGGCGGTCGCCAACCTCCGCGGCGGCGGTGAGTACGGCGAGCCCTGGCACGAGGCGGGCAAGCTCAAGAACAAGCAGAACGTGTTCGACGACTTCATCGCCGCGGCCGAGTGGTTGATCGCGGAAAAGATCACCAGCCCCGAGCATCTGGCCATCCAAGGCGGCAGCAACGGTGGCCTGCTCGTCGGCGCGGTGATGACGCAGCGGCCCGACCTGTTCGGCGCGGCCCTGCCGGCGGTTGGCGTGATGGACATGCTCCGCTTCCACACCTTCACCGCGGGCCAGTTCTGGCGCGACGAGTACGGCTCGGCGGACGACCCCGAGATGGTCGAGTATCTGCGGGGCTATTCTCCTTACCACAACGTGAAGCCGGGCGTCGCCTACCCCGCCACCCTGGTGACGACGGCCGACACCGATGACCGCGTTGTCCCGATGCACAGCTTCAAGTTCGCCGCGGCATTACAGCACGCCCAGCAATCGAAGGGCGCCGGCGACAAGCCGCTGCTCATCCGCATCGAGTCCCGCGCGGGCCACGGCGCAGGGACGCCCACCAAGAAGCTGATCGAGCAAGCCGCTGACCTGTGGGCGTTCCTGTGGGAGCACGTCGGACCAAAATCGGGCTCGTGA
- a CDS encoding FAD-dependent oxidoreductase yields the protein MERGSASLPIRKKKAAKHSDSYLLAVGGSPRPNHPTSLRHFTGGFRPRLRPTPMAASSNSYDAIVIGGGHNGLVCACYLAKAGKRVVVLERRHVLGGAATTEELWPGYKVSTAAYVISLFLPEIIRDLKLKENGFAVLPRTPSSFTPLPDGRSLLMGPDAELCRREIGQFSTKDAEAYPRYESLLERVAAVLEPTLSQAAPDPLPLPRSWRKIGFAKRLRDGAKMWRMHQTLKHLGKDQPAAVELLTGAARPILERWFESEVLKTTLATDAIIGAFTSISSPGSAYVLLHHVMGEAGGARGVWGYVQGGMGSLSNALAKVGEQLGVTVRREASVASINEANGKVTGVTLEDGSTISAPIVASSVDAHLTFEKFLQPSSLPADFREAVANIDYASASMKVNLALSEPPNFTARPSAPGEVAPHHHGTMHISPTLDYLEQAYHDARLGKPAEEPIVEATMATSVDNSIAPPGKHLLSCFVQYAPYKLRDGNWDDIKDAFADKVVAKIAEYAPNVPAAIEHRQVLSPLDIERVYGLTGGNIMQGAMNANQLFCFRPIAGWADHRTPLKGLYLCGAASHPGGGVMGACGKNAAQEILRDR from the coding sequence CTGGAACGAGGGTCGGCGAGTCTGCCGATTAGGAAAAAGAAGGCGGCAAAGCATTCCGACAGTTATCTCTTAGCCGTAGGCGGCAGCCCACGGCCGAACCACCCTACCTCCCTGCGACACTTCACCGGGGGCTTCCGCCCCCGGCTAAGGCCTACACCGATGGCGGCATCTAGCAACTCCTATGACGCGATCGTCATCGGCGGCGGCCACAACGGACTCGTCTGCGCATGCTACCTCGCCAAAGCGGGCAAGCGCGTCGTCGTGCTCGAACGCCGCCACGTCCTCGGCGGCGCCGCCACGACCGAAGAGCTGTGGCCGGGCTACAAGGTCTCGACGGCCGCGTACGTCATCAGCCTGTTTCTGCCGGAGATCATCCGCGACCTGAAGCTGAAGGAGAACGGCTTCGCCGTGTTGCCGCGGACGCCGTCGAGCTTCACGCCGCTGCCTGATGGCCGCAGCCTGCTGATGGGCCCCGACGCCGAGCTGTGCCGCCGCGAGATCGGCCAGTTCAGCACCAAGGACGCCGAGGCGTACCCGCGCTACGAGTCACTGCTCGAGCGCGTCGCGGCGGTGCTCGAGCCGACCCTCAGCCAGGCGGCGCCCGACCCGCTGCCACTCCCGCGCAGTTGGCGGAAGATCGGCTTCGCGAAGCGGCTCCGCGACGGCGCCAAGATGTGGCGGATGCACCAGACGCTCAAACATCTCGGCAAAGACCAGCCCGCCGCGGTTGAACTGCTGACCGGCGCCGCTCGACCGATCCTCGAACGGTGGTTCGAATCGGAAGTCCTCAAGACGACGCTCGCCACCGACGCGATCATCGGCGCCTTCACGTCGATCAGCTCACCCGGCAGCGCCTACGTCCTTCTGCACCACGTGATGGGCGAGGCGGGCGGCGCGCGGGGCGTTTGGGGCTATGTCCAAGGGGGCATGGGGAGCCTGTCGAACGCCCTGGCGAAAGTCGGCGAACAGCTCGGCGTCACCGTCCGCCGCGAAGCGTCTGTCGCGTCGATCAATGAAGCGAACGGCAAAGTCACGGGCGTAACGCTCGAAGACGGCTCGACCATCTCGGCGCCAATCGTCGCCTCAAGCGTGGACGCGCACCTGACGTTCGAGAAGTTTCTCCAGCCATCGAGCCTGCCGGCCGACTTCCGCGAGGCGGTGGCGAACATCGACTACGCGTCGGCATCGATGAAGGTGAACCTCGCGTTGAGCGAGCCGCCGAACTTCACGGCCCGTCCCAGTGCGCCGGGCGAGGTCGCGCCGCACCACCACGGCACGATGCACATCTCGCCGACGCTCGACTACCTCGAGCAGGCGTACCACGACGCACGGCTCGGCAAGCCGGCCGAGGAGCCGATCGTTGAGGCGACGATGGCGACCAGCGTCGATAACTCGATCGCGCCCCCCGGCAAGCACCTCTTGTCGTGCTTCGTCCAGTACGCGCCGTACAAGCTCAGGGACGGCAACTGGGACGACATCAAGGACGCCTTCGCCGACAAAGTCGTCGCCAAGATCGCCGAGTACGCCCCGAACGTCCCGGCGGCGATCGAGCACCGCCAGGTGCTCTCACCGCTCGACATCGAACGTGTCTACGGCCTCACCGGCGGCAACATCATGCAAGGGGCGATGA